The Flavobacterium piscisymbiosum genome includes a region encoding these proteins:
- a CDS encoding response regulator, with the protein MNAKKNIKVLLTDDDEDDRDFFAEALEDLDLEYPVEFCKNGVELLDRLYDTNLAIPDIIFLDLNMPILSGFETLQQIREDAKFKDIPVIAIYSTSATIDGVKNTFGLGANAYVVKPIAFSDLKKLLKKVIETDWAEKLSDVRIESFVITV; encoded by the coding sequence ATGAATGCAAAAAAGAATATAAAGGTTTTACTTACCGATGATGATGAAGACGACAGAGATTTTTTTGCAGAAGCTCTCGAAGATCTTGATCTTGAGTATCCGGTCGAATTTTGTAAAAATGGTGTAGAACTTCTGGATCGTCTTTATGATACTAATTTGGCTATTCCGGACATTATTTTTTTAGATCTTAATATGCCTATTTTGTCAGGTTTTGAGACCTTACAGCAAATTCGCGAAGATGCTAAATTTAAGGATATTCCGGTAATCGCGATTTATTCTACCTCTGCTACTATAGATGGTGTCAAAAATACTTTCGGTTTAGGGGCTAACGCTTATGTTGTAAAACCTATTGCTTTTAGTGATTTAAAGAAATTATTAAAAAAGGTCATCGAAACAGATTGGGCAGAAAAATTATCAGATGTCAGAATCGAATCTTTTGTCATCACAGTTTAG